Proteins encoded in a region of the Streptomyces sp. NBC_01298 genome:
- a CDS encoding rhamnogalacturonan acetylesterase, translated as MTAIFLSGGSSVCSRQGGMAPMTGWGQAMPIFMQGADVINCARAGASTKSFMERGRLGWIMENIRPGDLHLISFGPNDMKPGAGLHTEPFDDYQGNLRRYVIETRLRGAHPVLVPSHERAVFDRFGNFRRPLKLYPAAKREVAAQMSVPLIDLNEWSVAWWRQLGPQGCKQVFLYLEPGEHPNYPDGVGDNSHLRPVGAVECARFVAGELRSRELLPAPFFRNLENQFDANQAVQFLDDVEFDRLTKERVGAAMVGATA; from the coding sequence ATGACGGCAATCTTCCTGTCCGGCGGATCGAGCGTGTGCAGCCGCCAGGGCGGCATGGCGCCCATGACCGGCTGGGGGCAGGCGATGCCGATCTTCATGCAGGGCGCGGACGTGATCAACTGCGCCCGGGCCGGGGCCAGCACCAAGAGCTTCATGGAGCGCGGCAGGCTCGGCTGGATCATGGAGAACATCCGTCCCGGCGACCTGCACCTGATCTCCTTCGGTCCCAACGACATGAAGCCCGGGGCCGGACTGCACACCGAGCCCTTCGACGACTACCAGGGCAACCTGCGGCGCTACGTCATCGAGACCCGGCTGCGCGGCGCCCACCCCGTACTCGTCCCCAGCCACGAGCGCGCGGTCTTCGACCGGTTCGGCAACTTCCGCCGGCCGCTGAAGCTCTACCCGGCCGCCAAGCGCGAGGTGGCGGCGCAGATGTCCGTGCCGCTGATCGACCTCAACGAGTGGAGCGTCGCCTGGTGGCGCCAGCTCGGCCCGCAGGGCTGCAAGCAGGTCTTCCTCTACCTCGAACCGGGCGAGCACCCCAACTACCCCGACGGGGTGGGGGACAACTCGCACTTGCGGCCGGTCGGCGCCGTGGAGTGCGCGCGGTTCGTCGCCGGCGAGCTGCGCTCGCGCGAGCTGCTGCCCGCCCCGTTCTTCCGCAACCTGGAGAACCAGTTCGACGCGAACCAGGCGGTGCAGTTCCTGGACGACGTCGAATTCGACCGGCTCACCAAGGAGCGGGTCGGCGCGGCGATGGTGGGAGCGACGGCATGA